The following DNA comes from Caulobacter sp. X.
ATCCTGGCCGGTTGGGCCGCCGCTCTGGCGGCTGGGCCGAGCGTCTACGCCGGCTATCTGAGCATCCTGGGCTCGCCGATCGGCAAGCTGGTGCTGCTGGGCGAGACCTTCGCGGTCTTCTACACCGTCGCCTACGTCATCCGTCAGACCTTCTGGGACGCGGGCAAGGGCTTCGCGCCGCGCACCGCCGACATGACCGGCGCCATGTCGATCGCCTTCGCGGTCGTGGCGACGATCGTCACCTGGGTGCTGGCCGGCGCCAACGGAGCGTTCTGATCATGAGCAAGAACGACATCTATCAACCCCAGCAGTTCCGCACGCCGCTGTCGCGCGCCCGGGGCCTCGGCGCCGCCCGTCATGGCGTCCACCACTTCATCACCGAGCGCGTCTCGGGCCTGGCCCTGGTTCCGCTGCTGCTGTGGGGCGCCTACGCCGCGCTCCGCCTGATCGGCGCCGACCAGCACACCGTCGCCCTGTGGCTGGGCCAGCCGCTGAACGCGGTGCTGTCGAGCCTGCTGCTGCTGGTCGCCCTCGTGCACCTGCAGGGCGCGATGCAGGTGGTGATCGAGGATTACATCCATCGCTTCACGACCAAGACCGCCCTGGTGATCGGAAACCTGTTCGTCTGCGTGATCGCCGGC
Coding sequences within:
- the sdhC gene encoding succinate dehydrogenase, cytochrome b556 subunit, which encodes MTDTSRGLPERPMSPYTQVWRWHITMACSILHRGCLVALYVGAAILAGWAAALAAGPSVYAGYLSILGSPIGKLVLLGETFAVFYTVAYVIRQTFWDAGKGFAPRTADMTGAMSIAFAVVATIVTWVLAGANGAF
- the sdhD gene encoding succinate dehydrogenase, hydrophobic membrane anchor protein, with amino-acid sequence MGAGRRQRSVLIMSKNDIYQPQQFRTPLSRARGLGAARHGVHHFITERVSGLALVPLLLWGAYAALRLIGADQHTVALWLGQPLNAVLSSLLLLVALVHLQGAMQVVIEDYIHRFTTKTALVIGNLFVCVIAGAVGIFSILKVALTVTGAH